The Salegentibacter mishustinae genome includes a window with the following:
- a CDS encoding Gfo/Idh/MocA family protein: MKTIKWGILGLGKIAGKFVTGLKDVEGAELYAVASRSKSKAEAFAKEYNATKFFSSYEAMLKDEALDVVYIATPHVFHHQQTLLCLDHKKAVLCEKPFAINKEQVEEMIAKAKKENVFLMEAMWTQFLPHFEFVLDLIESEKYGKIKNLKADFGFPAPVDLDKRLYNKDLGGGSLLDIGIYPIFMAMSALGTPEKIHASAKFSETGIDTECDMIFEYTNGVEAELGSSIVRQTPTAAIIQFEKATITLNTRFHEPTSVKIQTPESEETKEFKVNSNGYNFEAKHVQKMLLEGKTESTEMTFAKSLQLIELLDKVRDQIGLEY, from the coding sequence ATGAAAACAATAAAATGGGGCATTCTTGGCCTCGGAAAAATAGCCGGAAAATTCGTAACAGGATTAAAAGATGTAGAAGGAGCTGAACTTTATGCCGTGGCCAGCCGCTCTAAATCTAAAGCGGAAGCTTTTGCAAAAGAGTACAACGCCACCAAATTTTTTTCCAGCTACGAAGCCATGCTGAAGGATGAGGCTCTAGATGTAGTATATATTGCGACACCTCACGTTTTTCATCATCAACAAACATTACTATGTTTAGATCATAAAAAAGCGGTTTTATGTGAAAAACCTTTCGCTATCAATAAAGAGCAGGTAGAAGAAATGATTGCCAAGGCAAAAAAAGAAAACGTGTTTCTTATGGAGGCAATGTGGACACAATTCCTTCCGCATTTTGAATTTGTACTTGACTTAATTGAATCTGAGAAATATGGTAAGATCAAAAACCTGAAAGCAGACTTTGGTTTTCCGGCACCGGTAGACCTGGATAAACGACTTTACAATAAAGACCTGGGTGGCGGCAGTTTGCTGGATATTGGCATCTACCCTATATTTATGGCGATGAGTGCTTTGGGAACACCCGAGAAGATTCATGCAAGTGCTAAGTTTAGCGAAACCGGCATCGATACCGAATGTGATATGATTTTTGAATACACAAACGGTGTAGAAGCAGAGCTAGGAAGTTCTATTGTAAGGCAAACTCCCACTGCGGCTATTATTCAGTTTGAAAAAGCTACCATAACACTAAACACCAGGTTTCATGAGCCTACTAGCGTAAAGATTCAAACTCCGGAAAGTGAAGAAACCAAAGAGTTTAAAGTGAATTCCAATGGATATAATTTTGAAGCTAAACACGTTCAAAAAATGTTGCTGGAAGGTAAAACCGAAAGCACCGAAATGACCTTCGCAAAAAGTTTACAGTTAATTGAGTTGCTGGATAAAGTTAGAGATCAAATTGGTTTAGAATATTAA
- a CDS encoding YeeE/YedE family protein, giving the protein MEWIFEPWPWYVSGPLIALIMFLLIFIGKGFGMSSNLRTMCTICGADSKADFFDFDWKSQRWNLIVVTGAIIGGFIGANFLSNDLSVAINPDTINTLEELGFSSAGEAYLPTELYSWEAVGGIKALIILLVGGILIGFGARYAGGCTSGHAISGLSNLQLPSLIAVIGFFIGGLVMVHLLFPLIF; this is encoded by the coding sequence ATGGAATGGATTTTTGAGCCGTGGCCCTGGTATGTATCGGGTCCACTTATAGCTTTAATAATGTTTTTACTCATCTTTATCGGCAAAGGTTTTGGAATGTCTTCCAACCTAAGAACGATGTGTACAATTTGCGGTGCAGATTCTAAAGCCGATTTTTTTGATTTTGACTGGAAATCACAGCGCTGGAATCTTATTGTGGTAACCGGCGCTATTATTGGCGGATTTATAGGAGCAAATTTTTTAAGTAACGATCTTTCGGTAGCCATTAATCCTGATACGATTAATACCCTGGAAGAACTTGGCTTTAGCAGTGCCGGGGAAGCTTATCTTCCAACTGAACTTTACAGCTGGGAAGCCGTTGGCGGTATTAAAGCTTTAATTATTCTATTAGTTGGCGGAATCTTAATTGGTTTTGGAGCGCGTTATGCCGGGGGTTGTACTTCAGGACACGCAATTTCTGGATTAAGTAATTTGCAATTACCCTCTTTAATAGCCGTTATAGGCTTTTTTATAGGTGGTTTGGTAATGGTGCATTTATTATTTCCGTTAATATTTTAA
- a CDS encoding PIG-L family deacetylase, which translates to MRKLLSFLFCFFLLNLHAQKPEKLNAAEIFQEIKKLNFLGSVLYIGAHPDDENTRLISYFSNEKNARTAYLSLTRGDGGQNLIGPELREQLGLIRTQELLAARRIDGGEQFFTRANDFGYSKTPEETLEIWNKEKVLSDVVWIIRNFKPDVIINRFDHRTPGTTHGHHTSSAILSLEAFEAAANPDKFTEQLEFTETYQAKRAYFNTSPWFYGGQEAFEEANKNQFVSFDTGVYFPLLGLSNPEISSLSRSQHQSQGFGSTGSRGSQMEYLEPIKGDTIRSQKVFKGIDTSWSKLEGGAEIGEILTQVEENYNFKNPAASLPKLVEAYKLIRELPNEHWREVKTKEIKNIIYSSSGLFLEAVANQASATARDSVQINLEAINRSDFSITLSSVELSPNNAKINPEIKLGNNENWQNEITLKVPENTAYTTPYWLKEAANNGIYKVEDQQLRGLPETPTLTKSLFNLDFNGVMLSFEKPIVYKYNDPVLGETYQPFEIIPEVSLSFEDEMIIFENDEPKNISVKLTSGKANVKGEVSLSAGEGWIIEPKNHTFQLQQKGSTTNLSFEVTPPKEQDESFIIPTATIDGRKFSEELISIDYPHIPKQNLVVPAKLKVARLEIQKKGELIGYIEGAGDVVPESLEQIGYRVNKLNAATISRSSLQKYDAVVLGIRALNTVEALKYKQQILFDYVENGGNLIVQYNTNRGLVTENISPLPLELSRDRVTYETAEVRFLAEKHPVLNSPNKITKKDFDNWVQERGLYFPDSWSEDFTPILSMHDKNETPKNGSLLVAKYGEGYFIYTGLSFFRQFPAGVPGAYRLFANMISIGKE; encoded by the coding sequence ATGCGCAAACTACTTAGTTTCCTTTTCTGTTTTTTTCTGTTGAATTTACACGCACAGAAGCCTGAAAAATTAAACGCTGCTGAAATATTTCAGGAAATAAAAAAACTTAATTTCCTTGGCTCTGTGCTATACATTGGCGCCCATCCAGATGACGAAAATACCCGGCTAATCTCTTATTTTTCGAACGAAAAAAATGCCCGAACTGCTTACCTCTCGCTAACTCGTGGCGATGGTGGACAAAACCTTATAGGGCCTGAATTACGAGAGCAATTAGGTCTAATTAGAACGCAGGAGCTACTTGCAGCAAGACGTATAGATGGTGGGGAACAGTTTTTTACCCGTGCCAACGATTTCGGTTATTCAAAAACTCCAGAGGAAACCCTGGAAATTTGGAATAAAGAAAAAGTACTTAGTGACGTGGTTTGGATCATTAGAAATTTTAAACCTGATGTTATTATCAACCGGTTTGATCATCGTACACCGGGCACCACTCACGGTCACCACACATCTTCTGCCATCCTAAGTCTTGAAGCCTTTGAAGCCGCAGCAAATCCTGATAAATTTACGGAGCAATTAGAATTTACAGAAACATATCAAGCCAAGCGGGCATATTTTAATACTTCCCCCTGGTTCTATGGAGGGCAGGAAGCTTTTGAAGAAGCTAATAAAAACCAATTTGTAAGTTTTGATACCGGAGTTTATTTTCCGCTCCTGGGACTTTCAAATCCCGAAATCTCTTCTTTAAGCCGAAGTCAGCACCAATCTCAGGGTTTTGGCAGCACAGGTTCCCGGGGAAGTCAAATGGAGTACTTAGAGCCAATTAAGGGAGATACCATTCGCTCACAAAAGGTTTTTAAAGGGATTGATACTTCCTGGAGTAAGTTAGAGGGTGGCGCAGAAATTGGCGAAATCCTGACTCAGGTTGAAGAGAATTATAATTTTAAAAATCCCGCCGCTAGTTTACCAAAACTGGTAGAAGCTTATAAATTGATTCGTGAATTACCTAATGAACACTGGCGTGAAGTAAAAACCAAAGAAATTAAGAATATTATCTATTCCAGCTCAGGTTTATTTTTAGAGGCTGTCGCAAATCAAGCTTCGGCTACCGCACGGGATAGCGTTCAGATAAACCTCGAAGCTATTAATCGCAGTGATTTCTCGATTACTTTGAGTTCGGTAGAATTAAGTCCGAATAACGCTAAAATTAATCCAGAAATTAAACTGGGAAATAACGAAAATTGGCAAAATGAGATCACGCTGAAGGTTCCAGAAAATACAGCTTACACCACTCCCTATTGGCTCAAAGAGGCTGCAAATAACGGAATATATAAAGTAGAAGATCAACAATTAAGAGGTCTTCCCGAAACACCTACACTCACTAAAAGCCTTTTTAATCTTGACTTTAATGGAGTTATGCTAAGTTTTGAAAAACCTATAGTCTACAAATACAATGATCCTGTTCTGGGGGAAACTTATCAGCCATTTGAGATTATCCCAGAAGTTTCGCTTTCTTTTGAAGACGAAATGATAATTTTTGAAAACGATGAACCTAAAAACATTTCAGTAAAACTTACTTCAGGAAAGGCAAACGTAAAAGGTGAAGTGAGTCTTTCTGCTGGAGAAGGCTGGATTATTGAACCTAAAAATCATACTTTTCAGCTTCAGCAAAAAGGAAGTACCACAAATCTTTCTTTTGAAGTCACCCCGCCAAAAGAGCAGGATGAAAGCTTTATCATTCCAACAGCAACAATAGACGGCAGGAAATTTTCAGAAGAACTTATTTCTATAGATTACCCTCATATTCCGAAACAAAATCTGGTTGTTCCTGCAAAATTAAAAGTTGCACGCTTAGAGATTCAGAAAAAAGGAGAACTCATTGGCTATATTGAAGGTGCGGGCGATGTTGTTCCCGAAAGTTTGGAACAAATCGGTTATCGTGTAAATAAATTAAATGCTGCGACAATTTCCAGGTCTTCGTTACAAAAATATGATGCCGTTGTACTGGGAATTCGTGCTCTAAATACGGTTGAGGCATTAAAATATAAACAGCAAATACTTTTTGATTACGTAGAGAACGGCGGAAATTTAATTGTGCAATACAATACCAATCGAGGTTTAGTGACCGAAAATATATCACCATTACCGCTGGAATTATCACGGGATCGCGTAACCTATGAAACTGCTGAAGTTAGATTTCTAGCTGAAAAACATCCCGTTTTAAATTCCCCGAACAAAATCACTAAAAAAGATTTTGATAATTGGGTTCAGGAACGCGGACTTTATTTCCCGGATTCGTGGAGTGAAGATTTTACACCAATTCTCTCTATGCACGATAAAAATGAAACTCCCAAAAATGGAAGTTTACTCGTAGCAAAATATGGAGAAGGTTATTTTATTTATACGGGACTCAGCTTTTTTAGGCAGTTTCCTGCGGGCGTTCCGGGTGCTTATAGACTTTTTGCAAATATGATTTCAATAGGAAAAGAATGA
- a CDS encoding trimeric intracellular cation channel family protein, with protein sequence MELTLFNILDILGTIAFAISGALAAMDRRLDLFGIFIISFVTAIGGGTLRDTLIGNTPVTWMENTIYIYLIGVVTILAIVFRNKINYLKKSLFLFDTIGLGIFTITGVEIGIRNDLDPIICIALGAMTGTFGGAIRDILCNEIPVIFRKEIYATACLFGGLVFVIMHDLGVNQDIIYLTTSLIVISIRLLVVKYHISLPYFYIS encoded by the coding sequence ATGGAACTTACTTTATTCAATATACTTGATATTTTAGGAACCATCGCCTTTGCTATCTCTGGTGCATTGGCGGCTATGGACCGCCGTCTTGATCTCTTTGGTATCTTTATTATTAGTTTTGTAACTGCCATTGGTGGCGGTACATTACGAGATACTTTAATTGGCAACACGCCGGTTACCTGGATGGAAAACACCATTTATATTTACCTAATTGGCGTCGTAACCATTCTTGCCATCGTTTTTAGAAATAAGATTAATTACCTTAAAAAATCCCTTTTTCTTTTTGATACCATTGGTTTAGGAATTTTCACCATAACCGGCGTTGAAATAGGGATTAGAAACGATCTTGATCCTATAATTTGTATCGCCCTTGGTGCTATGACGGGTACCTTTGGAGGCGCCATACGTGATATACTTTGTAATGAAATTCCGGTAATTTTTAGAAAGGAAATCTACGCAACCGCTTGCCTCTTCGGCGGACTTGTTTTTGTAATTATGCACGACCTGGGTGTTAACCAGGATATCATTTACCTTACCACCTCGCTAATTGTGATCTCAATTAGGTTACTTGTGGTAAAATATCATATCTCACTCCCCTATTTCTATATTTCTTAG
- the trxB gene encoding thioredoxin-disulfide reductase, producing the protein MSDKLERIKTLIIGSGPAGYTAAIYASRADLKPVMYTGLEPGGQLTTTTEVDNFPGYADGVDGPKMMMDLQKQAERFGTEVRIGMVTEVEFSDKVGGIHKACVDNSKWVEAETIIISTGATAKYLGLPSEQRLRGGGVSACAVCDGFFYKGQDVAIVGGGDTAAEEATYLANICNKVTMLVRGDQMRASKAMQHRVTSTKNIDLRYNTEVDEVIGEQVVEGLRMLNKETGEKEQIDITGLFIAIGHKPNTDIFKGKLTMDDTGYLMTEGKSTKTNIPGVFASGDVQDKIYRQAVTAAGTGCMAALDAERYLAVVESEEGEEVKTTKKVEA; encoded by the coding sequence ATGAGTGATAAATTAGAAAGAATAAAAACTTTAATCATAGGGTCTGGTCCTGCGGGGTATACCGCAGCAATTTATGCATCCAGAGCCGATCTTAAACCTGTAATGTATACCGGGCTTGAACCTGGCGGGCAATTAACCACCACTACCGAAGTGGATAACTTTCCTGGTTACGCCGATGGTGTTGACGGACCAAAAATGATGATGGACTTGCAAAAGCAAGCCGAACGTTTTGGAACCGAAGTACGTATAGGGATGGTTACCGAAGTTGAATTTAGCGATAAAGTAGGTGGAATCCATAAGGCTTGTGTAGATAATTCTAAATGGGTTGAAGCTGAAACTATTATTATTTCTACAGGAGCTACAGCAAAATATCTTGGTTTACCTAGTGAACAACGTTTACGTGGCGGTGGAGTTTCAGCCTGTGCCGTTTGTGACGGATTTTTCTATAAAGGTCAGGATGTTGCCATAGTTGGTGGTGGAGATACCGCGGCTGAAGAAGCAACTTATTTGGCTAATATTTGTAATAAAGTAACTATGTTGGTTCGTGGTGACCAGATGCGTGCTTCTAAAGCCATGCAACATCGCGTTACAAGTACTAAGAATATAGATCTTCGTTATAATACAGAAGTAGATGAAGTTATTGGCGAACAAGTGGTAGAAGGCCTTAGAATGCTTAACAAAGAAACTGGTGAGAAAGAGCAAATCGATATCACCGGATTGTTTATAGCGATTGGTCACAAACCTAACACCGATATCTTTAAAGGTAAATTAACAATGGATGATACCGGGTATTTAATGACCGAAGGAAAATCTACCAAAACCAATATCCCGGGAGTTTTTGCTTCTGGAGATGTGCAGGATAAGATTTATCGCCAGGCAGTAACTGCAGCCGGAACCGGTTGTATGGCCGCTTTAGATGCAGAGCGCTATTTAGCTGTTGTTGAAAGCGAAGAAGGAGAAGAGGTGAAAACTACTAAAAAAGTAGAAGCTTAA
- a CDS encoding sodium:solute symporter translates to MQLIDWIILLGTLAFIVTYGVYKTRNNKGAQDYIRGGSETRWWTIGLSTMATQASAITFLSTPGQAFHDGMGFVQFYFGLPLAMVVVCMFFIPIYKRLNVYTAYEYLESRFDRKTRTLTAILFLIQRGLAAGLTIFAPAIILSAVLGWNLSGLTVLIGSLVIIYTVAGGTRAVSVTHKQQMAVILTGMFAAFFIILSYLPENINFNNALEIAGASGKMNILDFSFDFENRYTFWSGIIGGGFLALSYFGTDQSQVQRYLSGRSVKESRMGMIMNGMLKVPLQFFILLVGVMVFVFYQFNNAPLNFNPAATETVLNSEYGRQYEDLMLEHDALQQKKQNLHLQFAENNDFTPANNSSYRENLASLNASERETRQKARDLIDASDKDAESNDKDYVFIHFILNNLPRGLIGLLLAVILSAAMSSTASELNALSSTTSIDLYKRSRKTEQSDRHYVKASKWFTLLWGLIAIAFASFANLFDNLIQLVNIIGSIFYGNVLGIFLLAFFIKIVNSNSVFIAAIITQIIIIIIFTFDVMPYLWLNLVGCLLVIALALILELFIKTPEHKIKKT, encoded by the coding sequence ATGCAATTAATAGACTGGATAATCCTTCTTGGCACACTGGCCTTTATTGTAACCTACGGGGTTTATAAGACCCGAAATAATAAAGGCGCCCAGGATTATATTCGTGGCGGAAGCGAAACCCGTTGGTGGACCATAGGACTTTCTACCATGGCCACACAAGCCAGTGCGATAACCTTTCTTTCTACACCTGGACAGGCCTTTCACGATGGGATGGGCTTTGTGCAGTTCTATTTTGGGCTACCGCTTGCCATGGTAGTAGTTTGTATGTTTTTTATTCCAATCTATAAAAGGCTTAATGTATACACGGCTTACGAATACTTAGAATCACGTTTCGACAGAAAAACGAGAACTTTAACAGCAATCTTATTCTTAATACAGCGAGGTCTTGCCGCCGGGCTTACCATTTTCGCCCCGGCCATAATCTTGTCGGCGGTTTTAGGCTGGAACCTTTCAGGACTTACTGTTCTTATAGGTTCTTTAGTGATTATTTATACCGTTGCCGGGGGTACCAGAGCAGTTAGTGTGACCCATAAACAGCAAATGGCTGTAATTCTTACCGGGATGTTTGCTGCGTTTTTTATTATTTTAAGCTATTTACCCGAAAATATTAATTTTAATAATGCCCTGGAAATCGCGGGTGCCAGTGGTAAAATGAATATTCTCGATTTCTCCTTCGATTTTGAAAACCGTTATACTTTTTGGAGCGGGATTATTGGTGGTGGCTTTTTAGCGCTTTCTTATTTTGGAACAGATCAAAGCCAGGTGCAACGCTATTTAAGCGGAAGATCTGTCAAAGAAAGCAGAATGGGAATGATTATGAACGGAATGCTAAAAGTGCCGTTACAGTTCTTTATTTTGCTGGTTGGTGTCATGGTTTTTGTATTTTATCAATTCAATAATGCGCCATTAAACTTTAATCCCGCCGCGACTGAAACTGTTTTGAATTCAGAATATGGCCGCCAATATGAGGATTTAATGCTAGAGCACGACGCGCTCCAGCAGAAAAAACAAAATCTACATTTACAATTTGCAGAAAACAATGATTTTACCCCTGCAAATAATTCATCTTACCGTGAAAACTTAGCTTCTTTAAATGCTTCAGAAAGAGAAACAAGGCAAAAAGCAAGAGACTTAATCGATGCTTCTGATAAAGACGCCGAAAGCAACGACAAAGATTATGTTTTTATTCATTTTATACTGAATAATCTCCCACGAGGCTTAATTGGCCTATTACTGGCAGTGATCCTTTCTGCTGCAATGTCCTCTACCGCCTCTGAATTAAACGCATTATCTTCTACGACTTCCATAGATCTTTACAAAAGAAGCCGTAAAACAGAACAATCTGATCGACATTACGTAAAAGCTTCCAAGTGGTTTACCTTGCTTTGGGGACTTATAGCCATTGCCTTTGCTAGTTTCGCCAATTTGTTTGACAATCTTATTCAGCTGGTAAATATCATAGGCTCTATTTTCTACGGAAATGTACTGGGTATATTTTTACTCGCCTTTTTTATAAAAATTGTAAATAGTAATTCGGTTTTTATCGCAGCTATAATCACACAAATTATAATCATCATTATTTTTACATTTGATGTGATGCCTTATTTATGGCTTAATCTGGTAGGATGTCTCTTAGTTATCGCTCTCGCATTAATCCTGGAATTATTTATAAAAACACCAGAACACAAAATAAAAAAGACATAG
- a CDS encoding DUF6691 family protein gives MRSIGYLLIGIFFGIVMFKSEAASWFRIYEMFQFQSFHMYGIIGSALFLGVIGVQIIKRKNLKSFFGQRITFIPKEKSFSRYMYGGIIFGLGWALAGACPGPIFTLIGAGFMPILIVFAGSLLGTFIYGLLRKKLPH, from the coding sequence ATGAGAAGTATAGGATATTTATTGATAGGTATATTTTTTGGAATTGTAATGTTTAAATCTGAAGCCGCTTCCTGGTTCAGGATCTATGAAATGTTTCAGTTCCAGTCTTTCCATATGTATGGAATTATTGGTTCGGCCTTGTTTTTAGGAGTTATAGGCGTTCAAATTATAAAACGTAAAAACCTGAAATCTTTTTTTGGACAGCGAATAACATTTATTCCGAAAGAAAAAAGTTTTAGCCGTTATATGTATGGTGGGATTATCTTTGGATTAGGTTGGGCGCTTGCAGGTGCCTGTCCGGGACCAATATTCACCTTAATTGGCGCAGGATTTATGCCGATATTAATTGTATTTGCAGGATCTCTTTTAGGTACTTTTATATATGGATTACTTCGGAAGAAACTTCCGCATTAA
- a CDS encoding acyl-CoA carboxylase subunit beta — MSQNIEKLQDKIKQAHLGGGEKRIAKQHEKKKLTARERIDYLLDEGSFEEIGILVTHRTTGFGMEDQKFYGDGVVTGYGTINGKLVYIFAQDFTVFGGSLSETHAEKICKVMDLAVKVGAPMIGLNDSGGARIQEGVKSLGGYADIFHRNVKASGVIPQISAIMGPCAGGAVYSPAMTDFTLMVQDTSYMFVTGPNVVKTVTNEEVTSEELGGASTHATKSGVTHITSFNDIACLEDIKKLVSYMPQNNKKAPEKLPYKLGDEIREELDSIVPDSSTKPYDMHEVIRGIIDEDSFFEIHKDYADNIIVGFARLGGRSVGIVANQPMSLAGVLDVDSSKKAARFTRYCDCFNIPLLVLVDVPGFLPGTDQEWNGIILNGAKLLYALSEATVPKVTVITRKAYGGAYDVMNSKHIGADLNFAWPTAEIAVMGAKGASEIIFRKEIKEAEDSEAKLAEKEAEYAETFANPFEAAQRGFIDEVIMPKETRRKLLKGFSMLENKEVLRPERKHGNIPL; from the coding sequence ATGAGTCAGAATATAGAAAAGTTACAGGATAAAATTAAGCAGGCGCACCTTGGTGGTGGGGAAAAACGAATAGCTAAACAGCACGAAAAAAAGAAACTTACCGCCCGCGAACGTATTGATTATTTATTAGATGAAGGTTCTTTTGAAGAAATCGGAATTCTGGTAACCCATAGAACTACCGGGTTTGGAATGGAAGATCAGAAATTTTATGGCGATGGTGTGGTAACCGGTTATGGGACCATCAACGGAAAATTGGTCTATATTTTTGCCCAGGATTTTACCGTGTTTGGCGGTTCCTTATCTGAAACTCACGCAGAGAAGATTTGTAAAGTGATGGATCTTGCTGTGAAAGTTGGAGCGCCAATGATTGGTTTAAACGATTCAGGTGGAGCCAGAATTCAGGAAGGTGTAAAATCGCTTGGTGGTTATGCCGATATCTTCCATAGAAATGTAAAGGCATCTGGGGTGATTCCGCAAATTTCAGCGATAATGGGCCCTTGTGCCGGGGGAGCTGTTTATTCTCCGGCAATGACAGATTTTACACTTATGGTTCAGGATACCAGTTATATGTTCGTAACCGGGCCTAACGTGGTGAAAACGGTGACTAACGAGGAAGTAACTTCCGAAGAACTTGGTGGCGCTTCTACCCACGCAACAAAATCTGGGGTAACGCATATCACATCCTTTAACGATATCGCCTGCCTTGAAGATATTAAGAAACTGGTGAGTTATATGCCCCAGAACAACAAAAAGGCACCGGAAAAACTTCCATATAAATTAGGAGATGAAATAAGGGAAGAACTTGACAGTATTGTACCCGATAGCTCTACGAAACCTTATGATATGCACGAGGTGATTAGAGGAATAATAGATGAAGATTCATTTTTTGAAATTCATAAAGATTATGCCGATAATATTATTGTTGGTTTTGCGCGCTTAGGCGGAAGAAGTGTTGGAATTGTTGCCAATCAGCCAATGAGTTTGGCGGGGGTTTTAGATGTAGATTCTTCTAAAAAAGCAGCTCGTTTCACTCGTTATTGTGATTGTTTCAATATTCCGTTGTTAGTATTGGTAGATGTGCCTGGCTTTTTACCCGGTACAGACCAGGAGTGGAACGGGATCATTCTAAACGGGGCTAAATTACTTTATGCGCTAAGTGAGGCCACTGTACCAAAAGTAACCGTAATTACCCGAAAAGCCTATGGCGGGGCTTACGATGTGATGAATTCTAAGCACATTGGCGCCGATCTAAATTTTGCCTGGCCAACTGCCGAAATTGCAGTGATGGGAGCCAAAGGAGCCAGTGAAATTATTTTCAGGAAAGAAATTAAAGAAGCCGAAGACAGCGAAGCTAAGTTAGCAGAGAAAGAGGCTGAATATGCAGAAACTTTTGCTAATCCTTTTGAAGCCGCTCAACGCGGATTTATAGATGAGGTGATTATGCCTAAAGAAACCCGTAGAAAATTATTAAAAGGTTTTAGTATGTTAGAAAATAAAGAAGTACTGAGACCTGAGCGAAAACACGGGAATATTCCTTTATAG
- a CDS encoding NAD(P)-dependent oxidoreductase: MGVKFNKIVCVDHTKLEDWAIEELQKYSEAEVEVFKDSPDSEKELLERIGEAEAIIVSWKTQIPKSVIEKCSHLKYIGMACSLYDDESANVAVDFAREKGISVKGIFDYGDPGVIEFIISELIQLLHGFGKNQWRKMPVELTDRKIGIIGLGTTGQLLAEALLPLGADVYYYSRSRKKEFEAKGLQYLSLEELLKTSEIITLHLPKNTKLLGEQEFETFGSGKILINTSLGLPFEEKAFVNWIKAEGNFAIFDGDGGASLSEDTKRIDRVISHKKSAGWSAETQRRLSEKVLENLKAYFN; the protein is encoded by the coding sequence ATGGGAGTAAAGTTCAATAAAATTGTTTGCGTAGACCATACTAAGTTGGAAGACTGGGCTATTGAAGAACTCCAAAAGTACAGCGAGGCTGAGGTAGAGGTTTTTAAAGACAGCCCAGATTCAGAAAAGGAACTTTTAGAGCGAATTGGAGAGGCGGAAGCTATAATTGTTTCATGGAAAACCCAGATTCCAAAAAGTGTTATTGAAAAATGCAGTCATCTAAAATACATTGGGATGGCTTGCAGCCTTTACGATGATGAATCGGCAAACGTGGCCGTAGATTTTGCAAGGGAGAAAGGAATTAGCGTTAAAGGTATTTTTGACTACGGTGATCCCGGAGTGATAGAATTTATAATTTCAGAATTAATTCAATTACTCCACGGTTTTGGTAAAAACCAGTGGCGAAAAATGCCGGTGGAACTCACCGATAGAAAGATTGGAATTATAGGTTTGGGTACTACTGGTCAATTGTTAGCAGAAGCATTATTGCCACTTGGAGCAGATGTGTATTATTATAGCAGAAGTAGAAAGAAGGAATTCGAGGCAAAAGGACTTCAATATTTATCCTTAGAAGAATTACTAAAAACTTCAGAAATCATCACACTTCATCTGCCAAAGAATACCAAATTGCTGGGCGAACAGGAATTTGAAACTTTTGGTTCAGGAAAAATTTTGATCAATACCTCCTTAGGGCTTCCTTTTGAAGAAAAAGCTTTTGTAAACTGGATAAAAGCTGAAGGTAACTTTGCTATTTTTGATGGTGATGGCGGTGCTTCACTTTCCGAGGATACAAAACGAATAGATCGAGTTATTTCTCATAAAAAAAGTGCAGGCTGGAGTGCCGAAACCCAACGTAGACTATCAGAAAAAGTACTGGAGAATTTAAAAGCTTATTTTAATTAG